GCCTGATCCGGATGCATGCCGGAATCCCAGACATCCTGGTCTTGGACCACGTCGGCAAAGAGGACCGGCCGCACGAAGCGCCGGCGGGTGTCGTACTCGACGACCACAAAGTCGTCGAAATAGCCTGCCCCCGGGTTGTCCTCGCAGGCGAAGACCGGCATGCCGCAGTAGATCCGGGGATCGTCGGCGCGCTGGATCCGGCCCTGGTAGAAGCGCCAGTCGGAATCCCCGGCCGGCAGGCCCGGGTTGCCCTCGATGGCCCCCGCCCATTCGCCGCCGTCGTCCAGCACCGAGACCCGCGGGCTGGGGTAGCGACCGCCGTCGCCGCGGCCGGCCGAGAAGACATACTGGTGCGTGTAGCTGTGGGGGGTGTAGAAATGGAAATCATAGAGGACGTTGGAGTCCGCCACCAGAAACTGCCGATCCTCGGGCCGGTTGCAGGCCGGGTCCGCGACGCCATCGGTGAGGATGGCCTCGGTGCGCTCCACCACCAGCAGATGCTGGGGATCCACGGCCCGGATCGCGGTCACCAGTCGGCCGGCGAGGTCCGGCCAGGCCTCCTTCGTTCGGGTGACCGGCTCGTTCAGGAGGTCGTAGCCCGCCACCCAGGGCTCGTCCCGGTAGCGGCCGGCGATGGCTTGCCAGAGAGCCAGCAGGCGATCCTGGAGCTCCGCCTGGCGCACCAGATCCCGGTCGTCGAAGATGGGCTGGATGCCTCCTTCCGGGTTGTCCGTGAGGCCGGGGGGCACATACATGGACAGGAGCAGCCGCACGCCGGCCTCCTTGGCCCAGGCGACCTGCTGGTCCAGCCAGGCCCAGCCCTCCTGCCGGTACTGGAAGGGTGCCTCTGCTTCCTCGAAGACCACGGGGCTGAGGTTGAAGCGCACCACATTCATGCCCCAGCCCGCCAGGCGCTGGAAGTCCTCCCGGCTGTGATAAGCATGCAGGGCCGGCAGCTCGAAGGGCCAGACCACGCTCACCATGTTGATCCCCCGCAGGCGGACGGTCTCATTGCCCAGGGCCAGGCGGGAGCCGTCGGCACGCAGGAAATCGGCCGGGGTCGCCGTCCGGCCGGTCGTGGCCAGGAGCAGACCCATGAGCAGGCCAAGGGCTGGAGTCAAGCGGGTCCTGAACATGGTCATCCTCCTCCGAAGCTCTTGAGCGTCGTCCACAAATGGTCAATGATGATGGCCACCCAGGATGGGCGCCAGGATCACGGCCGGCGGCATGGCCTCGGGGCTGCGCGCCACGGAAGAAGTGGCTTCCGGGGGGCGCCGGACGGATCCTTGAAGCAGGATAGCACAGATGGATGCCCCTGGGTCAGACCAGGGGCCCAGAAGGGAGGCCAATGGGGACAGGGCAGGAGATGGTGGTGGTCGTCGATGCCGGCGACCGGGAGATCGGCCGTGCCACCCGGGCCGAGATGCGGCGGCAGCGGCTGATCCACCGCGCCGCCTATGTGCTGGTCTTCAACCGGCACGGCGAGCTTTTCGTCCAGCAGCGGACCATGACCAAGGATGTCTATCCCGGCCATTACGACGTGGCGGCGGGCGGCGTGGTCCTGGCGGGCGAGAGCTACGAGGAAGCGGCGGCCCGGGAGCTGGCCGAGGAACTGGGCATCGCTCCGGCCCTCCGGCGGCTGTTCGACAACTTCCACGAGGATAGAAGGAATCGGGTCTGGGGCCGGGTCTTCACCTGTGTGGCCGACGGTCCCTTCACCTTACAGGAGGAGGAGGTGGCGGCGGGCTTCTTTCTGCCCCTGGCCGAGGTTCTGGCCCTGAGCCGAACGGCGCCCTTCACCCCGGACGGCCTCGTGATCCTGGAGCGGTTCCTCGCCGGCCGGACCGAAAGCGGCCGGGGCGGCCATCGGCCGCCATGTTGCGAGGCCGTT
This Thermodesulfobacteriota bacterium DNA region includes the following protein-coding sequences:
- a CDS encoding cellulase family glycosylhydrolase, which codes for MFRTRLTPALGLLMGLLLATTGRTATPADFLRADGSRLALGNETVRLRGINMVSVVWPFELPALHAYHSREDFQRLAGWGMNVVRFNLSPVVFEEAEAPFQYRQEGWAWLDQQVAWAKEAGVRLLLSMYVPPGLTDNPEGGIQPIFDDRDLVRQAELQDRLLALWQAIAGRYRDEPWVAGYDLLNEPVTRTKEAWPDLAGRLVTAIRAVDPQHLLVVERTEAILTDGVADPACNRPEDRQFLVADSNVLYDFHFYTPHSYTHQYVFSAGRGDGGRYPSPRVSVLDDGGEWAGAIEGNPGLPAGDSDWRFYQGRIQRADDPRIYCGMPVFACEDNPGAGYFDDFVVVEYDTRRRFVRPVLFADVVQDQDVWDSGMHPDQAWPFPTSTRFWHAWTEGASAQLLTATAGHGLPTALGLGQVTGGCNWHNPQLRFPVRPGFHYQISGWLKGEGSRADGCRLTVEFYRLRPEEAFTPFDRHYLAAALAPWLEFGRRHGVPVNVGELGTTSLTFQAGRGGQAWVRDTIGLFEAHGLHYQYFAYRSPTFGIFRDMPSW
- a CDS encoding NUDIX domain-containing protein; translation: MGTGQEMVVVVDAGDREIGRATRAEMRRQRLIHRAAYVLVFNRHGELFVQQRTMTKDVYPGHYDVAAGGVVLAGESYEEAAARELAEELGIAPALRRLFDNFHEDRRNRVWGRVFTCVADGPFTLQEEEVAAGFFLPLAEVLALSRTAPFTPDGLVILERFLAGRTESGRGGHRPPCCEAVDKARTGK